In Panthera uncia isolate 11264 chromosome B4, Puncia_PCG_1.0, whole genome shotgun sequence, one genomic interval encodes:
- the PIP4K2C gene encoding phosphatidylinositol 5-phosphate 4-kinase type-2 gamma, whose protein sequence is MASSSVPPATVSAATAAPGPGFGFASKTKKKHFVQQKVKVFRAADPLVGVFLWGVAHSINELSQVPPPVMLLPDDFKASSKIKVNNHLFHRENLPSHFKFKEYCPQVFRNLRDRFGIDDQDYLVSLTRSPPSESEGSDGRFLISYDRTLVIKEVSSEDIADMHSNLSNYHQYIVKCHGNTLLPQFLGMYRVSVDSEDSYMLVMRNMFSHRLPVHRKYDLKGSLVSREASDKEKVKELPTLKDMDFLNKNQKVYIGEEEKKVFLEKLKRDVEFLVQLKIMDYSLLLGIHDIIRGSDPEEEGPVREEESEGDGDCGLMGPPALVGSYGTSPEGIGGYIHSHRPLGPGEFESFIDVYAIRSAEGAPQKEVYFMGLIDILTQYDAKKKAAHAAKTVKHGAGAEISTVHPEQYAKRFLDFITNIFA, encoded by the exons ATGGCGTCGTCCTCTGTCCCGCCGGCTACCGTATCGGCGGCGACAGCGGCCCCGGGCCCGGGTTTCGGCTTCGCCTCCAAAACCAAGAAGAAGCATTTCGTGCAGCAGAAGGTGAAGGTGTTCCGGGCGGCCGACCCGCTGGTGGGCGTGTTCCTGTGGGGCGTAGCCCACTCG ATCAATGAGCtcagccaggtgcctcccccaGTGATGCTGCTGCCAGATGACTTTAAGGCTAGCTCCAAGATCAAGGTCAACAATCACCTTTTCCACAG GGAAAATCTGCCTAGTCATTTCAAGTTCAAGGAGTATTGCCCCCAGGTCTTCAGGAACCTCCGTGATCGATTTGGCATTGATGACCAAGATTACTTG GTATCCCTTACCCGAAGTCCCCCAAGTGAAAGTGAAGGCAGTGATGGTCGCTTCCTTATCTCCTATGATCGAACTCTGGTCATCAAAGAAGTATCCAGTGAGGACATTGCTGACATGCATAGCAACCTCTCCAACTACCACCAG TACATCGTGAAGTGCCATGGCAACACACTGCTGCCCCAGTTCCTGGGGATGTACCGAGTCAGCGTGGACAGCGAAGACAGCTACATGCTTGTGATGCGCAACATGTTTAGCCACCGTCTTCCTGTGCACAGGAAGTATGACCTCAAG GGCTCCCTAGTGTCCCGAGAAGCCAGCGATAAGGAAAAG GTTAAAGAATTGCCCACCCTTAAGGATATGGATTTTCTCAACAAGAACCAGAAAGTTTATATTggtgaagaagagaagaaagtattTCTAGAGAAGCTAAAGAGAGACGTGGAG TTCCTAGTGCAGCTGAAGATCATGGACTACAGCCTTCTGCTGGGCATCCATGACATCATTCGGGGCTCGGACCCAGAGGAGGAGGGACCTGTGCGGGAGGAGGAGTCAGAGGGGGATGGGGACTGTGGCCTGATGGGACCACCTGCGCTCGTGGGCTCCTATGGCACCTCCCCTGAGGGTATTGGCGGCTACATCCATTCTCATCGGCCCCTGGGCCCTGGAGAGTTTGAGTCCTTCATTGATGTCTACGCCATCCGGAGTGCTGAGG GGGCCCCCCAGAAGGAGGTGTATTTTATGGGCCTCATTGACATCCTGACACAATATGATGCCAAGAAGAAAGCAGCTCATGCGGCCAAAACCGTCAAACATGGG GCTGGGGCAGAGATCTCCACTGTGCATCCTGAGCAGTATGCTAAGAGATTCCTGGATTTTATTACCAACATCTTTGCCTAA
- the DTX3 gene encoding probable E3 ubiquitin-protein ligase DTX3 isoform X2, whose translation MPILSSSGSKMAACGGTCKNKVTVSKPVWDFLSKETPARLARLREEHRVSILIDGETSDIYVLQLSPQGPPPAPPNGLYLARKALKGLLKEAEKELKKAQRQGELMGCLALGGGGEHPELHRPGPPPPPLRAAPLLPPGARGLPPPPPPLPPPLPPRLREETEEQESTCPICLGEIQNAKTLEKCRHSFCEGCITRALQVKKACPMCGRFYGQLVGNQPQNGRMLVSKDATLLLPSYEKYGTIVIQYVFPPGVQGAEHPNPGVRYPGTTRVAYLPDCPEGNKVLTLFRKAFDQRLTFTIGTSMTTGRPNVITWNDIHHKTSCTGGPQLFGYPDPTYLTRVQEELRAKGITDD comes from the exons atgcCAATTCTAAGCTCTTCAGGATCAAA AATGGCAGCCTGTGGAGGCACCTGCAAGAACAAGGTGACTGTCTCTAAGCCTGTGTGGGACTTCCTGAGCAAGGAGACCCCAGCCCGGCTGGCCCGGCTTCGGGAGGAGCACCGTGTGTCCATCCTCATAGACGGCGAGACTTCTGACATCTATGTCCTCCAGCTTTCCCCACagggccctccccctgctcctcctaATGGGCTCTACCTGGCCCGGAAGGCTCTCAAGGGGCTGCTGAAAGAGGCCGAGAAAGAGCTGAAGAAAGCTCAGAGGCAGGGAGAGCTTATGGGCTGCCTAGctttggggggtggtggggaacaCCCTGAGCTGCACCGCCcagggcctccccctccccctctgcgagcagccccactcctgcccccaggGGCTCGGGGGCTtcccccgcctcctcctcccctaccccctcctcttcctccccgccTTCGGGAGGAGACAGAAGAGCAGGAGAGCACCTGCCCCATCTGTCTGGGGGAGATTCAGAATGCCAAGACATTGGAGAAGTGCCGGCACTCATTCTGTGAGGGCTGCATCACCCGAGCCCTGCAGGTGAAAAAGGCCTGTCCCATGTGTGGCCGCTTCTATGGGCAGCTGGTGGGCAACCAGCCCCAGAATGGGCGGATGCTGGTCTCTAAGGACGCCACACTCCTGCTGCCAAGCTATGAGAAGTACGGCACCATCGTCATCCAGTACGTCTTCCCGCCCGGTGTCCAGGGG gctGAACACCCGAACCCAGGAGTTCGGTATCCTGGCACCACACGGGTGGCCTACCTCCCGGACTGCCCTGAGGGCAACAAGGTGCTGACCCTGTTCCGCAAGGCATTTGACCAGCGTCTCACCTTCACTATTGGCACGTCCATGACCACAGGGAGACCGAATGTCATCACCTGGAACGACATCCACCACAAGACCAGCTGCACAGGGGGACCCCAGCT GTTTGGGTACCCGGACCCCACGTACCTGACCCGGGTGCAAGAAGAGCTGAGAGCCAAGGGTATCACAGATGACTGA
- the DTX3 gene encoding probable E3 ubiquitin-protein ligase DTX3 isoform X1 yields MPILSSSGSKMAACGGTCKNKVTVSKPVWDFLSKETPARLARLREEHRVSILIDGETSDIYVLQLSPQGPPPAPPNGLYLARKALKGLLKEAEKELKKAQRQGELMGCLALGGGGEHPELHRPGPPPPPLRAAPLLPPGARGLPPPPPPLPPPLPPRLREETEEQESTCPICLGEIQNAKTLEKCRHSFCEGCITRALQVKKACPMCGRFYGQLVGNQPQNGRMLVSKDATLLLPSYEKYGTIVIQYVFPPGVQGAEHPNPGVRYPGTTRVAYLPDCPEGNKVLTLFRKAFDQRLTFTIGTSMTTGRPNVITWNDIHHKTSCTGGPQLCDPPSFSFPWLLPFSPFPVRETHRAPSLWEPPNWRGPPPNYSTIFSVPVSLH; encoded by the exons atgcCAATTCTAAGCTCTTCAGGATCAAA AATGGCAGCCTGTGGAGGCACCTGCAAGAACAAGGTGACTGTCTCTAAGCCTGTGTGGGACTTCCTGAGCAAGGAGACCCCAGCCCGGCTGGCCCGGCTTCGGGAGGAGCACCGTGTGTCCATCCTCATAGACGGCGAGACTTCTGACATCTATGTCCTCCAGCTTTCCCCACagggccctccccctgctcctcctaATGGGCTCTACCTGGCCCGGAAGGCTCTCAAGGGGCTGCTGAAAGAGGCCGAGAAAGAGCTGAAGAAAGCTCAGAGGCAGGGAGAGCTTATGGGCTGCCTAGctttggggggtggtggggaacaCCCTGAGCTGCACCGCCcagggcctccccctccccctctgcgagcagccccactcctgcccccaggGGCTCGGGGGCTtcccccgcctcctcctcccctaccccctcctcttcctccccgccTTCGGGAGGAGACAGAAGAGCAGGAGAGCACCTGCCCCATCTGTCTGGGGGAGATTCAGAATGCCAAGACATTGGAGAAGTGCCGGCACTCATTCTGTGAGGGCTGCATCACCCGAGCCCTGCAGGTGAAAAAGGCCTGTCCCATGTGTGGCCGCTTCTATGGGCAGCTGGTGGGCAACCAGCCCCAGAATGGGCGGATGCTGGTCTCTAAGGACGCCACACTCCTGCTGCCAAGCTATGAGAAGTACGGCACCATCGTCATCCAGTACGTCTTCCCGCCCGGTGTCCAGGGG gctGAACACCCGAACCCAGGAGTTCGGTATCCTGGCACCACACGGGTGGCCTACCTCCCGGACTGCCCTGAGGGCAACAAGGTGCTGACCCTGTTCCGCAAGGCATTTGACCAGCGTCTCACCTTCACTATTGGCACGTCCATGACCACAGGGAGACCGAATGTCATCACCTGGAACGACATCCACCACAAGACCAGCTGCACAGGGGGACCCCAGCTGTGCGACCCTCCTTcgttttcttttccttggctcctccccttctctccatttccagtGAGGGAAACACATCGGGCCCCTTCTCTCTGGGAACCTCCCAACTGGAGAGGACCACCCCCAAACTATTCAACCATCTTTTCCGTCCCAGTTTCTCTACATTAA
- the ARHGEF25 gene encoding rho guanine nucleotide exchange factor 25 isoform X1, whose translation MKPPDRPAPGRTDRILGVMGGMLRACALPGQAGPPKRSHLGPGGTEPQSDCTEGHQKGEREREVPAWAPLPESYSIAGSEGSISASAASGLAALSGPSSGLSSGPCSPGPPGPVSGLRRWLGHSKHCLSVETEADGGQAGPYENWMLEPALATGEELPELTLLTTLLEGPGDKTQPPEEETLSQAPESEEEQKKKALERSMYVLSELVETEKMYVDDLGQIVEGYMATMAAQGVPESLRGRDRIVFGNIQQIYEWHRDYFLQELQRCLKDPDWLAQLFIKHERRLHMYVVYCQNKPKSEHVVSEFGDSYFEELRQQLGHRLQLNDLLIKPVQRIMKYQLLLKDFLKYYSRAGMDTEELEQAVEVMCFVPKRCNDMMTLGRLRGFEGKLTAQGKLLGQDTFWVTEPEAGGLLSSRGRERRVFLFEQIIIFSEALGGGVRGGTQAGYVYKSSIKVSCLGLEGNLQGDPCRFALTSRGPEGGIQRYVLQTADPAVSQAWIKQVAQILESQRNFLNALQSPIEYQRRESQTNSLGRPGGLRVGSPGRIRPGDRAQVSTQAPINGSLPSLLLLPKGEVARAPLPLDTQALSDFPQAPRDSPPAPPIPNTPPCQARLAKLDEDEL comes from the exons ATGAAGCCCCCGGACCGCCCCGCCCCTGGCCGCACTGACCGGATACTGGGGGTCATGGGGGGCATGCTGCGCGCATGCGCCCTACCTGGGCAGGCGGGG CCCCCGAAGAGAAGCCACCTAGGGCCAGGAGGGACCGAGCCACAGTCTGACTGTACCGAGGGGCATCAGAAAGGGGAGCGCGAACGTGAGGTTCCCGCCTGGGCTCCGCTGCCCG AATCCTATTCCATTGCTGGCAGTGAGGGGAGTATCTCAGCTTCAGCTGCTTCGGGTCTGGCTGCCCTCTCTGGCCCCAGCTCTGGCCTCAGCTCTGGCCCCTGTTCCCCGGGCCCCCCAGGGCCAGTCAGTGGCCTGAGAAGATGGTTGGGTCATTCCAAACATTGTCtcagtgtggaaactgaggcagacgGTGGCCAGGCTGGACCATATGAG AACTGGATGCTGGAACCAGCTCTAGCCACTGGAGAGGAGCTGCCAGAACTGACCCTGCTGACCACATTGTTGGAGGGCCCTGGAGATAAGACACAG CCACCTGAGGAGGAGACCCTATCACAGGCCCCTGAGAGTGAGGAGGAACAGAAGAAGAAGGCTCTGGAAAGGAGTAT GTATGTCTTGAGTGAACtggtagagacagagaaaatgtatGTGGACGACTTGGGGCAGATTGTGGAG GGTTACATGGCCACCATGGCCGCTCAGGGGGTCCCAGAGAGTCTTCGAGGCCGTGACAGGATTGTGTTTGGGAACATCCAGCAAATCTATGAGTGGCATCGAGA CTATTTCCTGCAGGAGCTGCAGCGGTGTTTGAAGGATCCTGATTGGCTGGCTCAGCTATTCATCAAACAC GAGCGCAGGCTGCATATGTACGTGGTGTACTGCCAGAATAAGCCCAAGTCCGAGCACGTGGTGTCAGAGTTTGGGGACAGCTACTTTGAG GAACTCCGGCAGCAGCTAGGGCACCGCCTGCAGCTCAATGACCTCCTCATCAAACCAGTGCAGAGGATCATGAAATACCAGCTGTTGCTCAAG GATTTTCTCAAATATTACAGTAGAGCTGGGATGGATACTGAAGAGCTGGAG CAAGCTGTGGAGGTCATGTGCTTTGTACCCAAGCGCTGCAATGACATGATGACCCTGGGGAGACTTCGGGGGTTTGAG GGGAAACTGACTGCTCAGGGGAAGCTCTTGGGCCAGGACACATTCTGGGtcacagagcctgaggctggCGGCCTGCTCTCCTCCCGGGGTCGAGAGAGACGTGTCTTCCTCTTTGAGCAAATCATCATCTTCAGCGAGGCCCTGGGAGGAGGAGTACGAGGTGGAACGCAGGCTGGATATGTGTACAAGAGCAGCATCAAG GTGAGCTGCCTGGGACTGGAGGGGAACCTCCAAGGTGACCCTTGCCGCTTTGCACTGACCTCCAGAGGGCCAGAGGGTGGGATCCAGCGCTATGTCCTACAGACTGCAGATCCTGCGGTCAGTCAGGCCTGGATCAAGCAagtggctcagatcctggaaagCCAGCGGAACTTTCTCAATG CATTGCAGTCACCCATTGAGTATCAGAGAAGGGAGAGTCAGACCAACAGCCTGGGGCGGCCAGGAGGGCTTAGGGTGGGGAGTCCTGGGAGAATCCGGCCTGGAGACCGGGCCCAGGTCAGCACACAAGCACCCATCAAcggctctctcccctccctgctgctgTTGCCCAAAGGGGAGGTGGCCAGAGCCCCCCTGCCCCTGGACACACAG GCCCTCAGTGACTTCCCCCAAGCTCCTCGTGACTCTCCTCCAGCTCCACCAATCCCAAACACCCCTCCCTGCCAAGCCAGACTTGCCAAGCTGGATGAAGATGAGCTGTAA
- the ARHGEF25 gene encoding rho guanine nucleotide exchange factor 25 isoform X2, producing MRGGHKGGRCACPHVIRKVLAKCGCCFARGGRESYSIAGSEGSISASAASGLAALSGPSSGLSSGPCSPGPPGPVSGLRRWLGHSKHCLSVETEADGGQAGPYENWMLEPALATGEELPELTLLTTLLEGPGDKTQPPEEETLSQAPESEEEQKKKALERSMYVLSELVETEKMYVDDLGQIVEGYMATMAAQGVPESLRGRDRIVFGNIQQIYEWHRDYFLQELQRCLKDPDWLAQLFIKHERRLHMYVVYCQNKPKSEHVVSEFGDSYFEELRQQLGHRLQLNDLLIKPVQRIMKYQLLLKDFLKYYSRAGMDTEELEQAVEVMCFVPKRCNDMMTLGRLRGFEGKLTAQGKLLGQDTFWVTEPEAGGLLSSRGRERRVFLFEQIIIFSEALGGGVRGGTQAGYVYKSSIKVSCLGLEGNLQGDPCRFALTSRGPEGGIQRYVLQTADPAVSQAWIKQVAQILESQRNFLNALQSPIEYQRRESQTNSLGRPGGLRVGSPGRIRPGDRAQVSTQAPINGSLPSLLLLPKGEVARAPLPLDTQALSDFPQAPRDSPPAPPIPNTPPCQARLAKLDEDEL from the exons ATGCGGGGGGGGCACAAGGGGGGTCGCTGTGCCTGTCCCCATGTGATCCGAAAAGTGCTGGCAAAATGCGGCTGCTGCTTCGCCCGGGGGGGACGTG AATCCTATTCCATTGCTGGCAGTGAGGGGAGTATCTCAGCTTCAGCTGCTTCGGGTCTGGCTGCCCTCTCTGGCCCCAGCTCTGGCCTCAGCTCTGGCCCCTGTTCCCCGGGCCCCCCAGGGCCAGTCAGTGGCCTGAGAAGATGGTTGGGTCATTCCAAACATTGTCtcagtgtggaaactgaggcagacgGTGGCCAGGCTGGACCATATGAG AACTGGATGCTGGAACCAGCTCTAGCCACTGGAGAGGAGCTGCCAGAACTGACCCTGCTGACCACATTGTTGGAGGGCCCTGGAGATAAGACACAG CCACCTGAGGAGGAGACCCTATCACAGGCCCCTGAGAGTGAGGAGGAACAGAAGAAGAAGGCTCTGGAAAGGAGTAT GTATGTCTTGAGTGAACtggtagagacagagaaaatgtatGTGGACGACTTGGGGCAGATTGTGGAG GGTTACATGGCCACCATGGCCGCTCAGGGGGTCCCAGAGAGTCTTCGAGGCCGTGACAGGATTGTGTTTGGGAACATCCAGCAAATCTATGAGTGGCATCGAGA CTATTTCCTGCAGGAGCTGCAGCGGTGTTTGAAGGATCCTGATTGGCTGGCTCAGCTATTCATCAAACAC GAGCGCAGGCTGCATATGTACGTGGTGTACTGCCAGAATAAGCCCAAGTCCGAGCACGTGGTGTCAGAGTTTGGGGACAGCTACTTTGAG GAACTCCGGCAGCAGCTAGGGCACCGCCTGCAGCTCAATGACCTCCTCATCAAACCAGTGCAGAGGATCATGAAATACCAGCTGTTGCTCAAG GATTTTCTCAAATATTACAGTAGAGCTGGGATGGATACTGAAGAGCTGGAG CAAGCTGTGGAGGTCATGTGCTTTGTACCCAAGCGCTGCAATGACATGATGACCCTGGGGAGACTTCGGGGGTTTGAG GGGAAACTGACTGCTCAGGGGAAGCTCTTGGGCCAGGACACATTCTGGGtcacagagcctgaggctggCGGCCTGCTCTCCTCCCGGGGTCGAGAGAGACGTGTCTTCCTCTTTGAGCAAATCATCATCTTCAGCGAGGCCCTGGGAGGAGGAGTACGAGGTGGAACGCAGGCTGGATATGTGTACAAGAGCAGCATCAAG GTGAGCTGCCTGGGACTGGAGGGGAACCTCCAAGGTGACCCTTGCCGCTTTGCACTGACCTCCAGAGGGCCAGAGGGTGGGATCCAGCGCTATGTCCTACAGACTGCAGATCCTGCGGTCAGTCAGGCCTGGATCAAGCAagtggctcagatcctggaaagCCAGCGGAACTTTCTCAATG CATTGCAGTCACCCATTGAGTATCAGAGAAGGGAGAGTCAGACCAACAGCCTGGGGCGGCCAGGAGGGCTTAGGGTGGGGAGTCCTGGGAGAATCCGGCCTGGAGACCGGGCCCAGGTCAGCACACAAGCACCCATCAAcggctctctcccctccctgctgctgTTGCCCAAAGGGGAGGTGGCCAGAGCCCCCCTGCCCCTGGACACACAG GCCCTCAGTGACTTCCCCCAAGCTCCTCGTGACTCTCCTCCAGCTCCACCAATCCCAAACACCCCTCCCTGCCAAGCCAGACTTGCCAAGCTGGATGAAGATGAGCTGTAA
- the DTX3 gene encoding probable E3 ubiquitin-protein ligase DTX3 isoform X3, whose product MSFVLSRMAACGGTCKNKVTVSKPVWDFLSKETPARLARLREEHRVSILIDGETSDIYVLQLSPQGPPPAPPNGLYLARKALKGLLKEAEKELKKAQRQGELMGCLALGGGGEHPELHRPGPPPPPLRAAPLLPPGARGLPPPPPPLPPPLPPRLREETEEQESTCPICLGEIQNAKTLEKCRHSFCEGCITRALQVKKACPMCGRFYGQLVGNQPQNGRMLVSKDATLLLPSYEKYGTIVIQYVFPPGVQGAEHPNPGVRYPGTTRVAYLPDCPEGNKVLTLFRKAFDQRLTFTIGTSMTTGRPNVITWNDIHHKTSCTGGPQLFGYPDPTYLTRVQEELRAKGITDD is encoded by the exons A TGTCGTTCGTCCTGTCCAGAATGGCAGCCTGTGGAGGCACCTGCAAGAACAAGGTGACTGTCTCTAAGCCTGTGTGGGACTTCCTGAGCAAGGAGACCCCAGCCCGGCTGGCCCGGCTTCGGGAGGAGCACCGTGTGTCCATCCTCATAGACGGCGAGACTTCTGACATCTATGTCCTCCAGCTTTCCCCACagggccctccccctgctcctcctaATGGGCTCTACCTGGCCCGGAAGGCTCTCAAGGGGCTGCTGAAAGAGGCCGAGAAAGAGCTGAAGAAAGCTCAGAGGCAGGGAGAGCTTATGGGCTGCCTAGctttggggggtggtggggaacaCCCTGAGCTGCACCGCCcagggcctccccctccccctctgcgagcagccccactcctgcccccaggGGCTCGGGGGCTtcccccgcctcctcctcccctaccccctcctcttcctccccgccTTCGGGAGGAGACAGAAGAGCAGGAGAGCACCTGCCCCATCTGTCTGGGGGAGATTCAGAATGCCAAGACATTGGAGAAGTGCCGGCACTCATTCTGTGAGGGCTGCATCACCCGAGCCCTGCAGGTGAAAAAGGCCTGTCCCATGTGTGGCCGCTTCTATGGGCAGCTGGTGGGCAACCAGCCCCAGAATGGGCGGATGCTGGTCTCTAAGGACGCCACACTCCTGCTGCCAAGCTATGAGAAGTACGGCACCATCGTCATCCAGTACGTCTTCCCGCCCGGTGTCCAGGGG gctGAACACCCGAACCCAGGAGTTCGGTATCCTGGCACCACACGGGTGGCCTACCTCCCGGACTGCCCTGAGGGCAACAAGGTGCTGACCCTGTTCCGCAAGGCATTTGACCAGCGTCTCACCTTCACTATTGGCACGTCCATGACCACAGGGAGACCGAATGTCATCACCTGGAACGACATCCACCACAAGACCAGCTGCACAGGGGGACCCCAGCT GTTTGGGTACCCGGACCCCACGTACCTGACCCGGGTGCAAGAAGAGCTGAGAGCCAAGGGTATCACAGATGACTGA